In one Spirosoma rigui genomic region, the following are encoded:
- a CDS encoding TolC family protein, whose amino-acid sequence MVIYTSNINNTPRWVARLSHPFRYTLPVAVGLTLLIGTQPAAHGQATLKQTSATPAAPSVTSGMPVDSMTFDFNKDIAVQLIPFEEMYKLALAYSSSVRFEGAVSAGQQAALQLSKLQVLQNMTGYANYSTGNQAILSTGTGVNDQLGQISNGYRAGVNVAISIHDLFGRSQQIRLARANYEATKERQRTAEQLLKRDLFNQYQDLILAQRVLQIRLRDDQASLAAFRIAEVELQKGKIVPETHAFNSNRYAETRTTVEQAKTAFIKSIYALELLVGVPIHQLKRQ is encoded by the coding sequence ATGGTCATATATACTAGTAATATCAATAATACACCCCGGTGGGTGGCCCGACTCAGCCACCCGTTCAGGTATACCCTACCCGTAGCGGTGGGCCTGACCCTACTGATCGGAACGCAGCCGGCGGCCCACGGGCAAGCCACGCTGAAACAAACTTCAGCGACACCAGCCGCTCCGTCCGTCACCTCGGGTATGCCCGTCGACAGCATGACGTTCGATTTTAACAAAGACATTGCTGTCCAGCTAATTCCCTTCGAAGAGATGTATAAACTGGCGCTCGCCTATTCGTCGTCGGTGCGGTTTGAAGGGGCGGTATCGGCGGGGCAGCAGGCGGCTCTGCAGCTATCCAAATTACAGGTCCTGCAGAACATGACAGGTTACGCCAACTACTCGACGGGAAACCAGGCCATCCTGTCGACCGGAACGGGGGTCAACGACCAGCTGGGGCAGATCTCCAACGGCTACCGGGCGGGGGTCAACGTGGCCATCAGCATCCACGACCTGTTCGGGCGTTCCCAGCAGATCCGGCTGGCCAGGGCCAACTACGAAGCCACCAAGGAACGGCAGCGCACCGCCGAGCAGCTCCTTAAACGCGATCTCTTCAACCAGTATCAGGACCTGATTCTGGCGCAGCGGGTTTTGCAGATCCGGCTCCGCGACGACCAGGCCTCGCTGGCAGCCTTCCGCATCGCCGAAGTTGAACTGCAGAAAGGGAAAATTGTGCCCGAAACACACGCGTTCAACAGCAACCGTTACGCCGAAACCCGTACCACCGTGGAGCAGGCAAAGACCGCTTTTATCAAAAGTATTTACGCCCTTGAACTGCTGGTTGGGGTTCCTATTCATCAACTGAAACGCCAATAG
- a CDS encoding GumC family protein: MTLQGLGRLLKQHLIWFIVFPCLAAGTVFYFMRNETKVYKTRATLYTGFTSGYSLRSAEENFHVDYSAVSNAFDNILTTLNSNQTLYHVGLNLLSQHLYLTNPTPQQLSAGSFKRLQQAIPAPLWQSLTKGGNVAATRVQLDSLARSETDNPVRRLVMSPSSYYSADYIGKMLKATRKSSSDMLDLEYETGDPAVAQQTLKLAIEELNERYVALKRGETNPVVTYYENKAKDAKKQLDNAEAKLRAFNVQHNVLNFEDELKTRSATREALVAEYNTEVMRNRAAKAAMNALNQRMAGGSNLLKINTALTDKQAELTAAEAQLINARTNGQPQAALDRYQEKINQASAELKQIAQNYFAADNTAESVPKLKLVNEWLGKVLEFEESGARMDVVKKRLDDYQAESTTFTPLESEQRQLTRDMTVAEKEYLSLVQSLNQANTHRQDITIDGSMSVLDPPAFPFDPQTPKRWLFTAIGAAAGLVIALLLAALRFWADKRINSLEEAERRIGSPVTAVMPTVKKFAPNSKASRAAVSMFEQLSNAINIDIEQQQNPVHPPLITLFSMRAKQGKTWFAHALVRLYAESGQRVAYCFPRLTEIDQPFEQDGIHFFPYDLHPNFMNVREPEDLLAGSNAMRPGAFDKIILELPPLVGSPIPLHLVARSAVSLMILTVHTIWGRRDKQLFNLYSQAAKRPVLVALNKADENEADAPTLGDIQQGMLRTRRFAEPNEVVPRTTPTPEPALDKQTK; this comes from the coding sequence ATGACACTCCAGGGACTTGGGCGGCTTTTGAAGCAGCACCTCATTTGGTTCATCGTGTTCCCCTGCCTCGCAGCCGGAACCGTCTTTTACTTCATGCGGAACGAAACCAAGGTCTACAAGACCAGGGCTACGCTCTACACCGGTTTTACTTCGGGCTACTCGCTACGGTCGGCCGAAGAAAATTTTCACGTCGACTACTCCGCCGTCAGCAATGCGTTCGACAACATTCTGACAACGCTCAACTCCAACCAGACCCTCTATCACGTTGGTCTGAACCTGCTGAGCCAGCATCTCTACCTCACCAACCCTACCCCGCAGCAGTTGTCGGCCGGTAGTTTCAAGCGGCTCCAGCAGGCCATTCCGGCCCCGCTCTGGCAGTCCCTGACGAAGGGCGGCAACGTAGCAGCCACGCGCGTTCAGCTCGACAGCCTGGCGCGGAGCGAAACCGATAACCCCGTTCGGCGACTGGTGATGTCGCCCAGTTCCTACTACTCGGCCGATTACATCGGAAAAATGCTGAAGGCCACCCGCAAGAGTTCCAGCGATATGCTCGATCTGGAGTATGAAACGGGCGACCCGGCCGTGGCGCAGCAAACGCTGAAACTGGCCATCGAAGAACTGAACGAGCGCTACGTTGCCTTGAAACGGGGCGAAACGAACCCCGTCGTGACCTACTACGAGAACAAAGCCAAGGACGCCAAGAAGCAACTCGATAATGCCGAGGCCAAACTCCGGGCGTTCAACGTACAGCACAACGTCCTCAACTTTGAAGACGAACTGAAAACCCGGTCTGCCACCCGCGAAGCCCTCGTAGCCGAGTACAACACCGAAGTGATGCGCAACCGGGCGGCCAAAGCCGCTATGAACGCCCTTAACCAACGCATGGCGGGTGGTTCGAATCTGCTGAAGATCAACACTGCCCTGACCGACAAGCAGGCGGAACTGACCGCGGCCGAAGCGCAGCTGATCAACGCCCGCACCAACGGCCAGCCCCAGGCCGCCCTCGACCGCTACCAGGAGAAGATCAACCAGGCTTCGGCCGAGCTGAAGCAAATTGCCCAGAACTACTTTGCCGCCGACAATACCGCCGAGTCGGTACCCAAGCTGAAGCTGGTGAACGAATGGCTGGGCAAAGTACTGGAGTTTGAAGAGTCGGGAGCGCGGATGGATGTGGTCAAAAAACGGCTGGACGATTACCAGGCTGAGTCGACCACGTTTACTCCCCTCGAATCGGAGCAGCGGCAGCTGACCCGCGACATGACCGTTGCTGAAAAAGAATACCTGAGCCTGGTGCAGTCGCTGAACCAGGCCAACACCCACCGGCAGGATATCACCATCGACGGGTCGATGTCGGTGCTGGACCCGCCCGCCTTTCCGTTCGATCCCCAAACGCCCAAGCGGTGGCTTTTCACCGCCATTGGTGCCGCTGCCGGGCTGGTTATCGCCCTGCTGCTGGCCGCGCTGCGCTTCTGGGCCGACAAGCGTATCAACTCCCTGGAAGAAGCCGAACGACGCATTGGCAGCCCGGTTACGGCGGTTATGCCGACGGTGAAAAAGTTTGCGCCCAACTCCAAAGCGAGTCGGGCCGCAGTCAGCATGTTTGAACAGCTGAGCAACGCCATCAACATCGACATCGAGCAACAGCAGAACCCCGTTCATCCGCCCCTGATCACGTTGTTCAGCATGCGGGCGAAACAGGGCAAAACCTGGTTTGCCCACGCGCTGGTGCGGCTCTACGCCGAGTCGGGCCAGCGAGTTGCCTACTGTTTTCCCCGCCTGACGGAGATCGATCAGCCATTCGAGCAGGACGGCATTCACTTCTTCCCCTACGACCTCCATCCGAACTTCATGAACGTCCGGGAACCGGAAGACCTCCTGGCTGGCAGCAACGCGATGCGGCCGGGGGCGTTCGACAAGATCATTCTGGAACTGCCCCCGCTGGTGGGCAGCCCCATTCCGCTGCACCTGGTAGCCCGCTCGGCCGTGTCGCTCATGATCCTGACCGTTCACACCATCTGGGGTCGCCGGGATAAGCAGTTGTTCAATCTATACAGCCAGGCCGCGAAGAGACCGGTGCTGGTTGCCCTCAACAAGGCCGACGAAAA